Below is a genomic region from Mesorhizobium sp. NZP2298.
AGGGCGAAGGCGAGCTCGTTCTGTATTGCGAGCATCTGCAGACGGTGAAGTATCGCAACCCAGCCGATTTCGTCGGCAAGACGGAGAAGTGAAGATGCCGGCAGCAGCCGAATTGCCGCTCGCCGGTCTCGTCGTCGTCGACATGAGCCAGTTCCTGTCCGGGCCCTATTGCTCGCTTCGGCTGCTCGATCTCGGCGCCCGCGTCATCAAGATCGAACGCCCGGACGGTGGCGACCTGTCGCGCCGGCTCTATCTCAGCGACACCGAGATCGGTGGCGATTCCACCATCTTCCACGCCATCAACCGGGCCAAGGAAAGCTTTGCCATCGACCTCAAGAACGAGGCCGATCTCAAAGCGTTGCGCGGGATTCTGGCCAAGGCCGACGTGCTGATCCAGAATTTCCGGCCAGGCGTCATCGAGCGACTCGGCTTCGACTACGAGGCCGTCCGCAAGATCAACCCAAGGCTCGTCTATGCCTCGATCAGCGGCTATGGCGAAGAGGGTCCATGGGTTAAGCGGCCCGGCCAGGATCTGCTGGCGCAGTCGCGCTCCGGCGTGATGTGGTTGAATGGCGACGAGGACCAGGGACCGGTGCCGTTCGGTCTTGCGATCGGCGACATGCTGGCAGGTGCTGCCTGCGCGCAAGGCATTCTGGCGGCCTTGGTGCGGCGCGGCATCACCGGCCAGGGCAGCCATATCGAAACCAGCCTGCTGGAGGCGCTGGTCGACTTCCAGTTCGAGGTGCTGACGACGCATCTCAATGACGGCCGCCGCTTGCCCAAGCGCTCCAAATTCCGCAGCGCGCATGCCTATCTGTCAGCGCCCTACGGCGTCTACCCGGCCAAGGATGGCTACCTCGCCATCGCCATGACGCCGATCCCGAAACTCGCCGATCTGCTGTCGCTCAGTGAGTTGGCGCCTTATCGCGACAAACCGGCCTCGTGGTTCACCGCGCGCGACGACATCAAGGCGATTATCGCCCAACGGATCGCCACCAGGACCATCGACGAATGGCTTGCCATTCTCGAGCCAGCCGACATCTGGTGCGCCAAGGTGCTGACCTGGCCGGAGATGCTGGCAAGCGAGGGTTTTCAGTCGCTAGACATGCTGCAGACGGTGACGCGCGAGGACGATGTCTCGATCCTCACCACAAGTTCACCGCTCAGGGTCGACGGCATCAGGGCCAAGGTCGATCGGGCGGCACCGC
It encodes:
- a CDS encoding CaiB/BaiF CoA transferase family protein, which encodes MPAAAELPLAGLVVVDMSQFLSGPYCSLRLLDLGARVIKIERPDGGDLSRRLYLSDTEIGGDSTIFHAINRAKESFAIDLKNEADLKALRGILAKADVLIQNFRPGVIERLGFDYEAVRKINPRLVYASISGYGEEGPWVKRPGQDLLAQSRSGVMWLNGDEDQGPVPFGLAIGDMLAGAACAQGILAALVRRGITGQGSHIETSLLEALVDFQFEVLTTHLNDGRRLPKRSKFRSAHAYLSAPYGVYPAKDGYLAIAMTPIPKLADLLSLSELAPYRDKPASWFTARDDIKAIIAQRIATRTIDEWLAILEPADIWCAKVLTWPEMLASEGFQSLDMLQTVTREDDVSILTTSSPLRVDGIRAKVDRAAPRIGEHSAAIRTEFGL